In Erigeron canadensis isolate Cc75 chromosome 8, C_canadensis_v1, whole genome shotgun sequence, the DNA window CTTCAACAATGCTAATACTTTTTTCTTCAACAATACCATGAAGAGTTCTTTCTTCAATAACACCAACGCTTTTTTCTTCAACAATACTATGAAGACTCGGTTGCCAATAATCATGAGTTGTGATCAACTTCTTGGGTGATCCTCCATTTTTCCCAATTCGTTGATCACCAGTACTCGAAGAAGGCATTGATCCAATTCCTTTGCTTGGTCCTGCTTTATGTTTCGACCCCATCAACCCACAAGCAAAACAACTTTTATTATTCGACTCATTTCCACCATTAAATGACTTTACGCAAGTCCCATCACCATCTTCCACCGAGCAACAACTTGTATCGCTATCCAAGCCTTCATCTTCACCGTCTTCTTTAGAACTTTCACTGTCTCGGTCCACAAGTCCTGAAGACAGAGATTTTTTTATGGATAGTTTTTGAAGTTTTCTAACAGTCGATATTGGAACCACATAGACCTTTTGGCCAGGCATTAACATTGTGTCCGGTTGCACAATTGCCCACGGTTGTTTGAACACGTTTGGGTGAGCCACACAACATTTGGGGTTGCGACGAATTATCTCAGAAGCTTGGACCGGTCGGTCATGAAGCTCGGCGTGTCCTCCTGGGTGCACGATTTTAACTCTTAGATTTTTTGTACTATTTGTATATAGCCAACTTCCAATTCCCATAACTAATCTCTTAATGGAACACGGATTGGTGAAATTAATGGTGttatattaatatgtttatgGCCTAACATAGTCTTTGATAATATCGTGTCAACTATGCTGGATTTGGACAGCATCGATGGTCTACGGCAAGGACAATATATGGTTACTATTTTGGTTTTGGCTTTGCCAACAATTGCTCCAATAATATTCAAGGATTCCCTAACGAATGAACGGGCTACCCTCTAATCCATAAAATCCAATTTTACAGTTACATTGAATTGGCCATAAAAACCATGTTGTTCTAAATACTTAATGCTTTAATTCTATGTgacttataaaaagaatatgaaTACGAATTCTAGATACTTTTACTTAatctgaaaataaaaatattgtttttcaaaacACCTTTTATCAGTGGTTATGAGACTATAAAAATTGTGAGTTGGGCTAGGTTATTTGGGGCTGCATATGTGTGCTAGGAGGTGATAAGCATGtaactttctctttttctttttaagaaaaaatgataTTGTTTGAAATAGTGGCGGAGCCAAAGTATAAGTGCGGGATGGGCCAAAACAAGAGAATAACTGACTGCAAATATGACATTTCGAATGACATGGTGATCTCTAACTAAAAATGATAGAGATTATTAAAACTACCTTAATAATAATATGCTAAATTGATGGGACGtgacttttgattttttatctTTCGAAATAGGATGGGTCTTATCTTGTAAATTACTAAAATTTCACTaaacttataaataatatattgttgATATTAAGCCTCCAGGATGGGCCTTGGCCCTCTCTAAGCCCAAAGTGGCTTCGCCACTGGTTTGAAATAATGTTTGCACGATATCCGTGCAATGCGGTGGTGGTTGTTGCAACGACAATATGGTGGTGGGGGCGATTATTGGTGGAGGAGGCAACGTCGAGTGGTGTACacaattgatgtaaaaatagttAATATAAGAGTTAATGCATatatttcaaaagataaatgattaatagtgttatttaatcattaattaatgttaaggtatatgaaaatattttaagggtgttacgtaaaaatatttcataacttttcaacactttcaaaaataaatagttgtttagatattttcaaattatttttaagaGAATACAAGTAGATATTAGAGGCGATTTGTCTAACTTGGTGGTTGATGATATGAAAACACCGAAACAATGTTGTTTTCAAAGGTAACATCTCGCCTAGCATAGATATTTCGTGAAAACATGTCTTTATTTTCTGAATTAACTGTCGTAGTAAAAAATGACATTATATTGATAAtacttgttttttaaaaaaatgtactcTAAAATTTAGTATAAGTATTcgtttttatattctttataCTCTTAAGCGATGTATTTCGCTATTTATAGATctaacaattattttttttatttaaaaaatgataaatactcTTAAAAATTAACTTAGAAATCTTTCTATAATTATAAGAAATTTGATATGTAATAttcactaattctttttctaaTCTCACCCTTAACTTTTCCACATATTATTCTTTAATAGTTATCAATTTGGGAGAATTAACCATCGATTCATTTCCcgtttcctttttgtttttgtttttgaaaagccTTTATTAAGACCTATGAAATACTAGAAGGGCCACTAGCAGCGATCAAGTAAACCACAGGGGAGGCTATTTGATAAATCTGGTCATCTAAACCCTCGTGATGGGCCTATAAATCCAACATAAAGATTAGGGTTTTACATACAATCTTCACTTCTCCTTCTCGGCTCTGCCGTTTTTACATTTCAAGTCATTATTAGCTATCAAAAGCCtataaaaatccaatttttcaAAACAAACGTTGTgtttatttctttataaaaatatatatgatgacgATAAAGGGAAATGATGCTAAAAGATATCGAAAAATTATCATAAgcattaataatattaaatgcTATGCTGATCGAAATCTATTTGCACGTCAGTCTGATCCCTAAACTCTAATTctatttctgttttttttttttatagattttaatCCTTTATTGTCCAGTATTTAACTTCACAGGTTTGTATAATTAAGATATTCTTGATTTACTTCTTTTATCCTCAAATCCTTATTGCAGCCCGGCCACTTGTACCATTTCAATATTTTTCTTCTACtcgaattttttattttcagtcCATGTCTATCATTTCAATCTTTTTTCTTCACtttgaattgttgatgaaaattgGATTGGAATGAGACTGAAAATAGAAATTAGGCTACAAGTAGTCAAAATGTCAAATAGTGAATTAGACATACTTGTTCTTCACCtgtttatgatttttaaaaattttgggtaaaagtttttttttgggggttttAATTGGGCGATGACTAAAATTAAAAGCATGTTCGAATGGGATTTTGCAAATCTTGTCATCAAAaaatataccataaataaaatggtgaaacaacttttttttaattttgttttgatttatttaattatttttaaattatcaatttatttatttttttcataaaatattacTCAGTACTActtaacaaataatataactattgaaataataatattagtaatTTATTTACTTAAGTAGTTAATTCTAAATCCATTATGTTAGCCTTGAAGGTGAGTTTTTCTCAAGTTATTGGGTTTGAGAGTTTAATTGTTTCCAACACGTTTGAATCggaactaactttaaaaaaaaaacttaatcatTTTAGGGCATATATTTGtggctttttatttattatatggaaaataattatttaatagaATATGTCTAACAAACTTAAATCATGAAATTAGGGTAAAGCCTAACTTGATTTTGCTCTAATTTAtttgacatgtttttttttaattggatcTATTTTGATCTAGACTTGGTTTTACTCAATATTCAAACCTGACGACCGATCATTTTAGAAAATGAGCGGGTTGGGGAGATTTAGGTAACGAACGAAACCAACTGCTGGTCAAAACCAAGGGTTGTGGAATTGAAAAAATAGATCCAATTCGAATCGCTtaataatagattttttttatatataaataatagtttttaaatttatatgtaagaaaaaattaaaaatatatataaaacttcgAATTTAAACATgatataatttgataaaatctttaaaataaaggaaaaaaaggcTTGACTTTGGTTGACTCGATCTGATACAGCCGAGTCTTGACCGATACAACTGAGTCTTGACCAAGTTGACACGACTCTGGAACTCTGGTCGATTTTCAAACCTAGTATGACAAACTCGTATCGTTAGTCAGCCGATAGACGATCCGACTCGGCTGTATCGGACGAGTTTCACAAGATTGGTTAAAACCAATCATTTCAATACATTGAGTCAGATGGGTGCGAGTCTAATTGGATTTGGTTCATATAAACTTACATGACCTTTCATGTTATGAGTTTGTTAACCAAAAGACTCTTGACTTTTGATTAGTGTTGTGAAACTTGGCCGATACAGTCGAGTCGGATTGTGTATTGGTTGATTGACGATACGAGTTTTTCATACCCAGTCTGAAAATCGGTCAGGGTTCCATACTCAGATCAATTTGGTTAAGACTCGGTTGAATTGGCCAAGATTCAGCTGTATCGGTCAAGACTCGATTGTATTGGATCGGGTTTGTTTTTAATACCTTAATATTTCCTACTCTTATCTATTCaaactaactttttattttattcactaatttaaatatttctatctaatatatatgtctatattaCTATTAATGAAATTGTTTACGATGtacatttataattttaacttttaaaataactaaaatagcCCATTTTGAATcaattactttttctttttgaattagTTGTTTACAATGTACTTTAACTTACACTcagatgtattttttttttacgtaaTATACTAACCATGTTAAAAGCCTTTTAGctaaaaaagaattaattaaataatttatttaaataaataggttattaaaattaaatactatataaatcAAATGGCCACCTATATTTCTTAAAAGATAAAGTTGATTCAacttatatcaattttaaaggATCGTAATCCTTAATATTAGGGGTGTTCATTAAACCGTTAAAACCAGACCAAACCGGCGCACTTAgattggtttggtcggattgagttGCTAAAATTTGGTTCGGCggtttaagttttaaaaaaccGAGATCCTTGGTCCGGTCATAGTTTGAGAAAAAAACAAACCGTCaaaaccggaccggaccaaaaagtatgtatatatataagatgtcACATATATCTCTAAGTTACCGGAGATATTTaacatttacatttttaataacATGTGTAATAGATTATGAGATATTTTTGCTCACATAGTTTGgaaatatatacttatttttacTTTCATCCTAGTCTAACTTTACTATatcgttttaatttttttatcttcATTGCTCTATAATTTTTCCATTAAAAGATGCAAAATGATGTTGTAAGTATAAAGTACAGTCTATTTGCAACTTTTTCAATGGTTTTATTAGTATTAAGATGATAATTAtgtgataaaagaaaaaagttatacatataattacatagagataaaaaaaaaaaaaaaagctcgaAACCGTAAAATCGACCAAACTGGACCGGCTTatatggtttggtttggtccggttaGACAACATACgtggtctaatttggttttatatatgttgaaacCGGATATGtcggtttggtttgaaatttagtCAAAACCGGACCACGAACACCCGTACTTGATAGTAACCTAGGTACcgttaatatgttttttaactAAAGAATCACGTGTGGTACAGGACTTATGTTGATGcgaaaattacaaaatatgagGCGATATCATGAGCTCATCATTTATGCGACAAACCTTACTTTAGGGACACAAAATGTAATAAAAGTgacaaaaatgattttttaaacGGGGTGGATTGTTGATGGATTTTGGTATTCTTGAGTTCCATCCacatatttatgtaatttagaAATAGAATAGTTTGTCATTCTGAAAAGTAAATAGGATAGGATATTTGACCTTCAGGAGATTCACTTAATTTTAAGTATCAGTCTCCACATATATGTAGTGGATTATTGAgaggttattaaaaaaaaaaactaaattgtatgttagGCATTCGCTTAGTTTAAAGATAGAAGCATGATAAATTGTttgttcaaaacttcaaatgagaccatgtaaataaataaataattgaaaaatgttcaagCCTAAGTTAGTGGAACCCAAATGAAAGCATATTCTGAATCTGAAACATTATACTATGGGTTTAAAACCCATATTGGGTTGGGCCTGAAATATTATGGTACCTTTTAAATTGATTGGAAAGAATCGCAACATCAATctattttaaaattgaaatttaaataatataattatttattttctacacATTCAAAACATGTCTATAAACACTAGCACGTTACTCGCGCAATACGGCGGTGGTTGTGGTGGGAATGGTGTGGCGGTggagcgactgttggtggtggaggcggcgtcgtggtgtagataattaatgtaaaaggttaatgagatattttggataaataactgatattgtaatttaatcattaatgttattttagataaatttttcataacttttaaagagagagttgttttatttattaaacagtATAAAGAAATAatggtattttgggtataaaaaagtactgaatttcctaaaataagagAAGTTAATATGCGGGTTATAAAAATACACTTTTAAGTAATTCATATTGATTGAGCATATTCGAGCATTATGGTTGTAAGGCGGATTCACTTCCTTTTAATTAAGCTTGGTATCCCGATTGGTTCTTGGATGACTCGTGTTAATAGTTGGCGTCCCAATGTTCGAAAAAATATAGTAGGCGTCCCGTtattgaataaattaaaaagaggTTGTGGGAATGGAACGTGAATATTCTTTCCATTGCGGCTCGAGCTACTCTTCTAACTTCAGTTATGGGGCCTCTTGGAATTTATTTCGATCTTCTCTCTTTTCATAATGCCGCGAAAAGCTATTAACATCCTTGAGTCATTATGTCTCACTTTGTGATACTAGATTGTTTTTTGCTAATTGTAAGACCATCACATTTGATGTAACGTGTATTATTGTTCGACATCTTGTCGAAGTTCCATTTTCATGAAATTTTAGTTGTTAATAGAAGAAGTGTCGAGTTGTACATATAACTTATAGTACATCGGTACTGTTTTAAGTATGGAACAATGTTTGtaaattattatctttttaaatatgatAAACATAGTCACGAACATAGGCCGTGACTAGTTTTTTCCATTAAGCATAACTATCTTatgtatttacaaaatataaatcaaaatataactTCTCAACAAGCTTTAAAACATATCTTGATGATATTTTAcctttttcaaaagaaaatgaaaaagtttttCTAATTCTAAATTCAAACATGACTAAAGATGACGATCGGTTTTTGATCAAATGTTGTCATATTTTATATCTAGATCAGTATGGATCAAATGTCAtattcattttaattaaaaaataataattcatcTATCCATATACAATATATGAGATGGATAAATGGATATTCATTGGatatctttaaaatactttcacaAACAAAAGAATATATAACTCGAAATGTGTAGTAAACACCATTATCATCGATAAATATGTTCTTTCAACTTTATACAATCAGATGCCATGGTTTTTTCTACATTATACAATTAAAAGTCGCTAGTTTCATAGCTTGTAGTTCCACACGTTTTGCAGTCCAATAGTCTAAAGTATTGAATATAGTGACAAAGGTATTAAGACATTATTACTATCTTAATTCCGCTTATACACTTTTTGATTGCAACATCAAGCTTTTAGGAACAAACTACctaaaaagttattgtataaattatatgtatacccaacaaaaatgtaaaatgtattaaacacatatacatttatatatgtaacaaatataaatataaatagttgTTAGTTTTTAgatattgtaattgtatttgtattgCATTCCCGGTGTCTTGTATTTCGTTTGtgccttttaatttaatataatttgccctttaaaaaaaatagctaatttaattaatgaatTACACTTATGGAtgacaaatttttatttatatccaATTAATTAACATCCATATTCATTTCACATCCAATATTTATCCATTTGATATCATCCATATCCACCAATAATAAATCGGATCATGTAAATTTTCATTTGAGTGGATTACCATTGTCATACTAAACATGACCAAGTTATGCAATATAAGAGGGGTGGGAGTGGATGCGGGGAGGAGTGCGGGGAACCCCGGCCCCGCGCGGGCACACCGTCGCCAGGGGTTTGGGGTGGGGTAAAATGGAAGGGAATTGGTGTAGTGAGCCCGAGGAGAGAGAAGAGGAGGTGGGGACCGTATGCGCAGCAAGAACCGCACGTGAGActcttaattatttttgtgaTGCCATCATTCGGTTGTATAGCCGAGAGTACCTACGCAGGCCGACGTCACATGACGTTGCGCGCATCTTCGAGGCCCACGAGCTTCGACATCATATGCCCGGAatgcttggtagcatcgatTGCACACATGTCGAGTGGTCGGCATGTCCTAGACATTGAGAGGGCAATACACGAGGGGTGACCACAACGGTCCAACTATTATGCTTGAAATCACTGCGTCACAAGATTTGTGGATTTTGCATGCTTTTTTCGGTGTCCCGGggtcgaacaacgacatcaacgtgttGAATACATCCGATTTGTATGTCACAGCGCGTAACGGAACGGCTTCGGACTCTTCATTCACCGTGAATGGCCGGGATTATAAGCGTGGCTACTATCTTAGTGATGGGATCTACAACAAGTGGTCAACACGTGTTAAAGCATACCCGTATCCAACCGACCCTaaggaaaaaagattcaagaaattgCAAGAGGCGGCTAGAAAGGATGTCGAGCGAGCTTTTGGTGTTCTCAAAGGTAAATGGAAAAATTTCAACGACCTATTCGACCTCAAACGAAAGACAAAATTGGGAAGTATGTTCATACATGTATTATtttacacaacatgatcattaaGAGGGACGGGAAGGCAATCTCACCGGTCCATATAATGGACCCGCCAGTGTAACCGGTGTACGATGAAAGTGTGTATGCGGAGTTGATAGACGAAGAAGTTCACCATCGCCTTCGATATGATCTTACGGAGCACGTATGGGCTCAAGATTTGGCGTATCTcgatgattagttttttttttagtattatgtaatgttttttttttttaagtattatgtaatgtttctttttttaagtattatgtaatttttttagtttttaatataataaaagggtatggtttttaattttaatatagtttgtgaatttgttaagtaaaaataaatggaaataaaaaagatgatgtggaaaTTAGGGTTGGGGTAAGTGGCGCCACCATTTTGGGGTGATTTGGGGTGAATTGAGGAAGTTTGAGGTGAAGAGTTTTTATTGGAAGATGGTGATGTGGATATTTGAGGAAGTTTGAGGTTGGCGAaaccactccctcccccttaACAGCTTTTCTTCGTATGAATGTATGATGTTTTCTACATATGATGTTTGATACTTTGTGCATTGGGGCTTGTACATTTAGAAGGTCAAATGGTCAAAGTTATTATGGCGGGAAAAGTGGGGATTGGTTAACCGAAACCAAAGCTTTTAGAGGGAAGAGATATCTGGCTTTGGCTTTCCCCATTGATCATGCCGCTAGAACCGCTCATCATTTTGATATATTCTTTTCTATTCCCTAAAATACCCTTTATCTATCATCACTTTCTTAttctatctatataatatttgaaaatattttcgtaaaattattatttgtagTTAATTATATTACTGTACTTGATGGGGACATTGGTGCAAACAAGTGGATATGtcactttaaatataaaactaaataattttgttaattgttaGACTTCcaagttattattttaaaatgtgCATGTTGATAAATaacaatcaaatcaaacatGACAAAGAAGGATATGTCactaattattattttgtcattttttactCTTATTGTCTCAATATTCAATACTTTCTTTGTATCATACTTATTAATTAAGGGTTAACTTACAACATCAGGTATCTCGTCGGGGGCTTTTTATTTAAGCAATCAGATGCTAAAATTAAATAAGAAGAATCTGAGGTTGAATCACTACTGTATTAATTATCTTTAGCCATTTTTAATACTTAGATTGGTGTCAACGAGTTTCTAATGGTTTAATAAGGAAGTGATCGTTTTTCTGGAATTGTTGGCATGACTTTGTCGCTTGAACATTTTTGGTTTGATGATTCGGATAACCGATGAGAGGAAGAAGAGGTGGGCGAGTCCCATGACAACTCAATCGTCGCATTCTACATAaggaatttatatatttttagatgatcgtttaatatttataaaaataaagaaataatatcTTTTTCACAATTTTCAAACTGGTcgtttttacaattttttactaatataaatatactcACATTCATAAACTAATTTCATTTACACTTTCACAGTTTCACTACAACATACTTTACTatatgagttttgttaatgacagcctAAGGGCTGTCAGTATTAtctattttgatgcattaaaatttgtactttgtcttgTAAAAATTCAAGGGcgcggttattgatatataaagtattattttttatgcatgtaataagctgttaatTCCATActatattatacaattatttcaaatctttatacaaaattttaaacataaCGTGAGCATGTAATGGTTGATCGAGGTTAATTGTTTCTTTTAAACATAATGATTATCTGAATATTGTAGTGTTATCACCTACTAATTCTTCATCCATTCCTTAAATGAGCAACTCGTCGTCAAGCAATATGATTTCTCAAGGCGGTTTCGTCCCTGTCATGATCAATTCATTTCTAcaatcattttataataattaacacAATTCTCGCAACGACAACCTTTTCCCCCTTCTTTTATCTAATATAAGAAAACATTGGAAAACAAATACGAGTAACTAAACATGAGACTATGAGAGCTAGCTATCATATAAGAATTTCATTAAGAAAAAcctttaagtaaaaaaaactcataataacacatatatattataggAAAAACTTTATGTGAGAAGCATTTGAACTAAAAGAATTATAAaacctttaaattataacttgacaaaaatatgttcatatataaaagatatatatgaaaaaatttattcatatataaatatataaagtttaatttaatattaaatatgtttatatggGAATGGTTCTTATACAGACGTTACCCATTATAAAAATAGCTAGATACGTCTATATGGAATAATATATGGAATAAGAAAAAATTTGATCATGCACTTACAATAAGGCAAAAATGATTCgttattttaaaataacttttaactaagaaaatttttttatgaaagatTTGTTTTGGATAAAATTTATTGtttcttttaacaaaatgtAAAACTATGAACTAAAACTATAATGTATacaaatagataataataataatatattaaaatcgCACTTAACTAATGGCAATTGGTATTTGAAAATTACATCATATCCATAAAAAAAACACtcaaattagttttttaaagttaacCAACAAGGGCAAAAGGGTAAATACATAGGATGCACGTCTCCAATCCAAGCTGTAGTGGGGGTGTGTAGCAAAAACAAAATTGTGGGGGCATTTCAAAACATCACCCACCACAATACACACTCACTCTCACTCACTCgctgtgtttttttttactaaaaagaAGAGAAGATATGATGAAATAAAAGTGTCccacttgttttattttttctgtaagtgtgtgtttattttttttcacatactcattcaaaatctaataaaacacacacacactggCAACAGAGCACAACATTTTTGTCTCTTTGTTTtccaattttgttttttttagtgttgtcctttttttcttttcattgcAGATAATTACAAGAAGAATttgtacacacacacacatacaaaatgGTAACTATTGGTGTTCCTGTGTGATTTTGGAAGCCCATCACTCTGTTTTCATTTTACTttggtaagttttttttttttttttttaaagtttttatcttttttgtttattatgctttatttcatgattttatgGTATAGGTTTTGTTTACAAATCTTGAtaattttggggtttttttgtaatgttaattatgtgtttaaaaaaataaatcaccATGGAACAAGGTTTCATGTCtcaaatatatttgtaatatttggtctatttttctttacatataaataaaagaaaccatgtttgtatgtttattataattcttgtttttgtaaaaaaataaatcataaacttaTATTTAATTCATGCAACTAATCTCgggtttattttgtttttattggaatgtaatttattatgaaaatttGCTAATCTAGGGattcttgtgtgtgtgtgtgtgtataatatatgtatatgtgtgtgtgtgtaatatatgtatatgtgtgtgtgtcggtattatttttattttaattttcttgatATGATTAAATGAATTCAATTACATTTTTGAACAATTTGTCATTTGGGCTATTTATGGGCAGGTGTAAAAATGGAAGCTTTTGAGGCTGCAAAAGTTGTATACAACAGAATACTAGAAACAGAATCAGAAACTATAACCCGAAAAATAATCGGTTACATATACTTACTAGACCATGCTGACCGCGAAATGATTCGTCTTGCTTTTGGCCCGGATAATCTAATCCAAACCCTGATACAAAAAGCTAAAATAGAACTAAACTTAGGCCCAAAACCCGTTCCTTCACCTCCTATATCACCATCCCTTCAACCTGGCCCGATATTTCAATCACACAGACCATTTTCGACGCCTTCAGCTTTGCAGATCCCCCATCCAATGCCACTACAATATCATGATAATTTCATAGGTTTAGGCGATCAGTTTGACCCGTTTAGTCGAGATATGACTAGTTTTCCTGAGAATGGTTATTCCCCTGATGGAAGTTTTGGTCTTAGAGGAAGAAAGGGTGGAAACTCAACAAAGATATGTCATTATTTCAGTAGAGGGCATTGTAAACATGGGAGTTATTGTAAGTTCCTTCATGCGCAATCCATGTCTGACTTTAACTTGACTGAGTTTATTGAAGATCAAGCTGCATTCTCACCTGGTTCACTTGAAAAACTTGAGTTTGAAATCACTGAAATCTTGAAATCAAGAAGGGGTAATCCAATCTCAATTGCTTCATTGCCTATGATTTATTATGAACGATATGGAAGGACCCTTCAAGCTGAAGGTTACCTAACTGAGAGTCAAAGACATGGTAAAGCTGGTTATAGTTTGACTAAGCTTCTGGCTCGATTGAGAAACAGTATTCGGCTCATAGACAGGTTTACTTAGatctttatttatccttttgttttattttgtggGATTTTATTCTGGTTTTGAGTAAAATTTGTGATTGATTAAGTTGCAGACCTCATGGGCAACATGCAGTAGTTTTGGCTGAGGATGCATCAAGGTACATGGAAAACCGCTTTGAGCGCAATAGTACAAGTCCGGGCCCTATTGTTAGTGGTTCGAAGCAGatttatttgacatttccaGCTGAAAGCACATTTAGTGAAGATGACGTGGCTGACTACTTTGGGTAAAAACTCATACCATAATGATTAATGAGGTAGCAAAATAGGCGGGTTGGATAAGGGTCAAAACAGGACTGTCCTAGTTGGATTGACCTGAAACCT includes these proteins:
- the LOC122578677 gene encoding zinc finger CCCH domain-containing protein 18-like isoform X2; the encoded protein is MEAFEAAKVVYNRILETESETITRKIIGYIYLLDHADREMIRLAFGPDNLIQTLIQKAKIELNLGPKPVPSPPISPSLQPGPIFQSHRPFSTPSALQIPHPMPLQYHDNFIGLGDQFDPFSRDMTSFPENGYSPDGSFGLRGRKGGNSTKICHYFSRGHCKHGSYCKFLHAQSMSDFNLTEFIEDQAAFSPGSLEKLEFEITEILKSRRGNPISIASLPMIYYERYGRTLQAEGYLTESQRHGKAGYSLTKLLARLRNSIRLIDRPHGQHAVVLAEDASRYMENRFERNSTSPGPIVSGSKQIYLTFPAESTFSEDDVADYFGNFGPVQDVRIPCQQKRMFGFVTFHNYETVQMVLSKGNPHYVCGARVLVKPYREKCKLFDRKYFEKLEGPIYDHSQHLDMDLDFQARLEPSRMFGRQLVDEHELAIQLEMTRLSQVQLTRGRSYIENTFDDQKESEDQADNSKFQSPKHITHLLDHADINFAGQDNESNEGLDLPDSPFASKCS
- the LOC122578677 gene encoding zinc finger CCCH domain-containing protein 18-like isoform X1, with protein sequence MEAFEAAKVVYNRILETESETITRKIIGYIYLLDHADREMIRLAFGPDNLIQTLIQKAKIELNLGPKPVPSPPISPSLQPGPIFQSHRPFSTPSALQIPHPMPLQYHDNFIGLGDQFDPFSRDMTSFPENGYSPDGSFGLRGRKGGNSTKICHYFSRGHCKHGSYCKFLHAQSMSDFNLTEFIEDQAAFSPGSLEKLEFEITEILKSRRGNPISIASLPMIYYERYGRTLQAEGYLTESQRHGKAGYSLTKLLARLRNSIRLIDSCRPHGQHAVVLAEDASRYMENRFERNSTSPGPIVSGSKQIYLTFPAESTFSEDDVADYFGNFGPVQDVRIPCQQKRMFGFVTFHNYETVQMVLSKGNPHYVCGARVLVKPYREKCKLFDRKYFEKLEGPIYDHSQHLDMDLDFQARLEPSRMFGRQLVDEHELAIQLEMTRLSQVQLTRGRSYIENTFDDQKESEDQADNSKFQSPKHITHLLDHADINFAGQDNESNEGLDLPDSPFASKCS